In Anaerolineales bacterium, the following proteins share a genomic window:
- a CDS encoding DNA methyltransferase, with translation MKNKLNNLTNKEWLKFQKSWFIHNPPPRKQGALVHPAKFPETMAQEFIEFFTKEGETVLDPMAGTGSTLVAALRAGRNSYGIELNPKYAKIAAKLIEEERQSLGSKVEGLTSKVVNGDASQITNYQLPIADYVLTSPPYWDMLRARGAETQKKRRASAELDVHYSDDPNDLGNVDDYEEFLEKLVGIYQRLKPLLREKAYLTIIVKNVKKGGKIYPLAWDIARELGKTYTLKDEKLWLQDNQSLSPFGMGSAWVSNTFHHYCLQFRNE, from the coding sequence ATGAAAAATAAATTGAACAACCTCACCAACAAAGAATGGTTGAAGTTCCAAAAGTCGTGGTTCATCCACAACCCGCCGCCGCGCAAGCAGGGCGCGTTGGTGCATCCCGCCAAATTCCCGGAGACGATGGCGCAGGAGTTCATCGAGTTCTTCACCAAGGAGGGCGAGACCGTCCTCGATCCTATGGCAGGGACAGGTTCGACTCTCGTCGCGGCGTTGCGCGCAGGCAGGAACAGTTACGGCATCGAGTTGAACCCAAAATACGCGAAGATCGCGGCAAAACTTATCGAGGAGGAAAGGCAATCTCTCGGTAGTAAGGTCGAAGGTCTAACGTCGAAGGTCGTCAATGGAGATGCGTCGCAAATCACCAATTACCAATTACCAATCGCTGATTACGTTTTGACTTCACCACCCTATTGGGATATGTTGAGGGCAAGAGGCGCTGAGACCCAAAAGAAGCGTCGCGCCTCCGCCGAGTTGGACGTCCACTATTCGGATGACCCGAACGATTTGGGTAACGTGGATGATTACGAAGAATTTCTCGAAAAGTTAGTCGGCATTTATCAACGACTGAAGCCGTTACTACGCGAGAAGGCATATCTCACGATCATCGTCAAGAATGTGAAGAAAGGCGGGAAGATCTATCCGCTGGCGTGGGACATTGCCCGCGAACTCGGCAAGACGTACACGCTGAAAGACGAAAAACTGTGGTTGCAGGATAATCAATCCCTTTCGCCGTTTGGGATGGGGTCGGCATGGGTGAGTAATACGTTCCATCATTATTGTTTGCAGTTTAGGAACGAGTGA
- a CDS encoding SUMF1/EgtB/PvdO family nonheme iron enzyme gives MKKIVPIILIFLAACSSATPVPTTTPTLTPSSTSAPTSTSVPAATAEVAAPSPTSANEAATFRFSSIDGMPQVFVPAGILHMGGYDVRAAPDEFPAHDVTLDAFWMDQLEVTNAMYALCVSAGACEPPQSLESGRRFDYYENSEFKDYPVVYVTWGQAKTYCEWAQRRLPTEAEWERAARGDDLRTFPWGEDKPDWRFANFNMLVTDTSRVGSYAMGASPFGVLDMAGNVAEWTNDFYSFNFYLNTPLENPFGPATSASLNRVVRGGSLGDAEINIRVSKRSSVRGSNLNAVPGSESYLGEFSPRIGFRCVEDE, from the coding sequence ATGAAAAAAATAGTTCCCATCATCCTCATTTTCCTCGCCGCGTGTTCGAGCGCGACGCCTGTTCCCACCACTACGCCGACGTTGACTCCCTCCTCCACAAGCGCCCCGACGTCCACCTCCGTCCCGGCGGCGACGGCTGAGGTAGCCGCGCCCAGCCCCACGTCCGCGAATGAAGCGGCGACCTTCCGCTTTTCATCCATTGATGGAATGCCGCAGGTTTTCGTCCCCGCTGGAATCCTGCATATGGGCGGGTACGACGTGCGCGCCGCGCCGGATGAATTCCCCGCGCACGATGTGACGCTCGACGCGTTTTGGATGGATCAACTCGAGGTGACGAACGCGATGTACGCGTTGTGCGTGAGCGCGGGCGCGTGCGAACCGCCGCAAAGTCTCGAGTCGGGGCGACGATTCGATTATTACGAAAATTCCGAGTTCAAAGATTATCCGGTTGTGTATGTCACGTGGGGGCAGGCGAAAACGTATTGCGAATGGGCGCAGAGACGTTTGCCCACCGAAGCGGAATGGGAGCGCGCCGCACGCGGCGACGATCTGCGTACGTTTCCGTGGGGCGAGGATAAACCCGATTGGAGGTTTGCCAACTTCAACATGCTCGTCACCGACACGTCGCGTGTGGGAAGTTATGCGATGGGAGCGAGTCCGTTTGGTGTGTTGGATATGGCGGGAAACGTCGCCGAATGGACGAATGATTTTTATTCTTTCAATTTTTATCTCAACACGCCGTTGGAAAATCCATTCGGACCAGCCACAAGCGCAAGTTTGAACCGCGTCGTGCGCGGCGGTAGTTTGGGTGATGCAGAAATAAATATCCGCGTTTCGAAGCGTTCGTCGGTGAGAGGGTCGAATTTGAATGCCGTGCCGGGATCCGAATCGTATCTCGGTGAGTTTTCTCCGCGCATTGGGTTTCGATGTGTGGAGGATGAGTAG
- a CDS encoding GAF domain-containing protein, with protein MKNKILIVEDALSLQEIYEEILTQGGYAVTVADSYEKAIWTIREESFDLAIIDVKLIEEDINNRDGLRVLSVLTKLANKPEVILATGFEGYIGEEEKKYAIGILQKPIDNNELLKLVEFGIQKRENNKKSLESWEVKNLFRNIVAKMSREHLDISDILQYILKMVRSLTNAPYANLSLVQGNELLIAAATTGETGNRYLIDECVSGLTIRHHKTVNVPDVREESYKKLFKPDLRSDTRSELAVPAIIGLDVIAVLNFESPQIGAFNNTDTFLIEDIAASAAIAIENARLQQSLIDQAKHVFQLSDISDEVNAIIREGSDAVALKVVEKMHEFFRCAKAAIYLIHEGNPPYYYLAAQKGLSKDYIEKSKKIDLSSPRAFVARTSLPLFINDIENEDEISVLTDSDFVRATAKSEGYRSFLDYPLEVQKKIIGSFVAYYDKPQSFKESSEEAALTKMFADHAAIALENARQYRELELAKRKEKLAAIGEVSGDLVHRLNSPFIAVKYNVELIERRYEEKTDQYLREKLREIKRIAIDAIEKVTEMKEQVRGDVVNFLPVEIAELTKKAINEISIPDHIKLENKLDKKSLPTVKANKQLAKVFENLINNAIEAMPQGGQIIIDGKVNSPFVEISFTDTGIGVPDGWGEEIFNVLSVFTSKPARGKPGQGLGLWYSKAYITACGGEFPPPEKGKDNKGSKFIIRLLIYQNQDKEEG; from the coding sequence ATGAAAAATAAAATTCTTATCGTTGAGGACGCATTATCACTACAAGAAATATACGAAGAAATTCTCACCCAAGGCGGTTACGCTGTTACTGTTGCAGATTCGTATGAAAAAGCAATTTGGACAATTAGGGAAGAAAGTTTCGATTTGGCAATCATCGATGTAAAATTGATTGAGGAAGACATAAACAATCGCGATGGCTTAAGAGTATTGAGTGTATTAACTAAACTAGCTAACAAACCTGAAGTCATTTTGGCAACAGGATTTGAGGGATATATCGGGGAGGAAGAGAAAAAATATGCAATTGGTATTTTACAAAAACCCATTGACAATAATGAACTATTAAAACTAGTTGAATTTGGAATCCAAAAGAGAGAAAATAACAAGAAGAGTTTGGAATCATGGGAGGTTAAGAATCTATTTCGTAATATTGTAGCCAAAATGTCTCGGGAACACTTGGACATCTCTGATATATTACAATACATCTTAAAAATGGTAAGGTCATTAACCAACGCTCCGTATGCAAATTTGTCGTTAGTGCAGGGTAATGAGCTATTAATTGCAGCTGCAACCACTGGGGAAACAGGAAATCGGTATTTAATTGACGAATGTGTTAGTGGTCTAACGATAAGGCATCATAAAACAGTAAACGTCCCTGATGTTAGAGAAGAGTCTTATAAAAAGCTTTTTAAACCGGATTTGCGGTCAGATACGCGATCTGAACTTGCTGTTCCAGCTATCATTGGTTTAGATGTTATCGCAGTCCTTAATTTTGAAAGTCCGCAAATAGGGGCTTTCAACAATACCGATACGTTTTTGATTGAAGATATTGCCGCGTCAGCAGCTATAGCTATTGAGAACGCAAGGTTGCAACAGAGCTTAATCGATCAAGCCAAACATGTTTTTCAACTAAGCGACATCTCTGATGAAGTCAATGCAATCATTCGTGAGGGCAGTGATGCTGTGGCTCTAAAAGTAGTTGAAAAAATGCATGAATTCTTTAGATGTGCAAAAGCTGCCATATACCTGATTCATGAAGGCAATCCACCTTACTACTATCTCGCGGCACAAAAAGGATTAAGCAAAGATTATATAGAAAAATCCAAGAAAATTGATTTGTCATCACCAAGGGCATTTGTAGCAAGAACAAGCCTGCCTTTATTTATTAATGATATCGAAAACGAAGATGAAATTAGCGTGCTCACAGATTCAGATTTTGTACGAGCAACAGCAAAAAGTGAGGGATATCGATCGTTTCTAGATTACCCTCTAGAGGTTCAAAAAAAGATTATAGGATCATTTGTAGCGTACTATGATAAACCCCAGTCTTTCAAAGAAAGCAGTGAAGAAGCCGCTTTGACTAAGATGTTTGCAGATCATGCGGCTATTGCACTGGAAAACGCTAGACAATACCGTGAACTTGAATTGGCGAAGAGGAAAGAAAAGCTAGCCGCAATTGGAGAAGTTTCAGGCGATCTTGTTCATCGGTTGAATAGCCCGTTTATAGCAGTAAAATATAATGTTGAATTAATAGAGAGAAGGTATGAAGAAAAAACAGATCAATATTTACGAGAAAAATTGCGGGAGATTAAACGAATAGCAATAGATGCGATTGAAAAAGTTACAGAGATGAAGGAACAAGTCCGCGGTGATGTTGTCAACTTTCTTCCAGTAGAAATTGCAGAGCTTACGAAAAAAGCAATTAATGAAATTTCAATCCCTGATCATATCAAACTTGAAAATAAACTTGATAAGAAAAGTTTGCCCACCGTTAAAGCCAATAAACAACTTGCCAAAGTGTTCGAAAATCTCATAAATAATGCAATTGAGGCCATGCCACAAGGTGGCCAAATAATTATTGATGGAAAAGTAAATTCACCCTTTGTTGAAATTAGTTTCACAGATACGGGTATTGGGGTCCCCGACGGTTGGGGAGAAGAGATTTTTAATGTTTTATCCGTATTTACATCGAAACCGGCAAGAGGAAAACCGGGGCAGGGACTGGGCCTGTGGTATTCTAAAGCTTATATAACAGCTTGCGGCGGGGAATTTCCTCCGCCAGAGAAAGGAAAAGATAACAAGGGGTCCAAATTCATAATTCGGCTACTTATTTATCAAAATCAAGATAAGGAAGAAGGGTAA
- a CDS encoding FHA domain-containing protein: protein MKRVVLACLAAMLIAFGVTWKAQAQASESIWLTANTTAYKTGETVRVTLNAASATPIQGFTFQIRYDPACLKPVNASSPIPGMNGLPLPQLTGLVDGSYASTVPQSANGILAEIKFTALKGCQTGLTLESAALAIRSPEGFAAPLSSVLVGERNVALSIDSEAVAAQPAQPESGSVLSLEPPPAVDRGIPQWLIFAGVFAVLLGLLFVFSIKLIRMGVSKKPKPKRAVGTRKPIVQIKHGPQAGKSFVLNKFPVLIGRDPQNDICVHGPNVIGKHAQIYAERNGYFLMDLGGETFINGRQIKGSAVVLYPGDVVRLGKTASFMFG, encoded by the coding sequence ATGAAACGAGTTGTTCTTGCCTGTCTTGCGGCAATGCTTATCGCCTTTGGTGTAACGTGGAAGGCGCAAGCGCAAGCCTCCGAATCGATCTGGCTTACCGCGAATACCACCGCTTACAAGACCGGTGAAACCGTCCGTGTTACGCTCAACGCCGCCTCCGCAACGCCAATTCAGGGATTTACTTTTCAGATTCGCTACGATCCAGCCTGCCTTAAACCGGTCAACGCCTCAAGCCCGATTCCTGGAATGAATGGCTTGCCTCTGCCTCAACTCACCGGCCTGGTGGATGGATCGTATGCAAGCACCGTGCCGCAAAGCGCGAACGGAATATTGGCTGAGATCAAATTTACCGCGCTGAAGGGATGCCAAACCGGATTAACGTTGGAAAGCGCGGCTCTTGCCATTCGCAGTCCGGAGGGATTTGCCGCGCCGCTTTCCTCTGTTTTGGTGGGAGAGCGGAATGTCGCCCTGTCGATCGATTCGGAAGCGGTCGCGGCGCAACCAGCCCAACCTGAATCCGGTTCCGTTCTTTCCCTCGAACCGCCTCCGGCGGTTGACCGCGGTATTCCGCAGTGGCTGATCTTTGCAGGCGTCTTTGCGGTTTTACTTGGACTACTGTTTGTATTTTCGATCAAATTGATTCGAATGGGAGTATCCAAGAAACCCAAACCTAAGCGAGCGGTGGGAACGCGGAAACCGATCGTCCAGATCAAACACGGACCTCAAGCCGGAAAGAGTTTTGTCTTGAATAAGTTCCCCGTGCTGATCGGACGCGACCCGCAAAACGATATCTGTGTTCACGGTCCAAACGTGATCGGTAAACACGCGCAGATCTACGCGGAAAGGAACGGCTATTTTTTGATGGACCTCGGCGGCGAAACGTTCATCAACGGTCGGCAGATTAAAGGCAGCGCGGTGGTCTTGTATCCGGGCGATGTTGTCCGCTTGGGAAAAACCGCGTCATTTATGTTTGGATAA
- a CDS encoding NAD-dependent epimerase/dehydratase family protein, translating into MTETRVLVTGACGEIGQALVQALAARGGYRITTSDLAPLPDSIRALSAEHAQGDLIYKIKTFYNYDFDVIFHLAASLSSKAEVSSEEAHRINVEGTMQLLMLAAYRSEKYQKNVKFLFPSSIAAYGMGSLDVKKSAGRVSEDEHNNPQTMYGCNKLYCEKLGMYYGNYFGQKHLDENPPHFLDFRAIRFPGLISAFTLPSSGTSDYGPEM; encoded by the coding sequence ATGACCGAGACGAGGGTGTTGGTGACTGGCGCGTGCGGTGAGATTGGTCAGGCTCTTGTGCAAGCGCTGGCGGCGCGCGGGGGCTATCGAATCACAACTTCGGACCTGGCGCCTTTGCCCGATTCGATTCGGGCATTGTCGGCGGAACACGCGCAAGGCGATTTGATTTACAAAATAAAAACTTTTTATAATTACGATTTCGACGTGATCTTTCATCTCGCGGCGTCGCTTTCGTCGAAGGCGGAAGTGTCGAGCGAGGAAGCGCATCGCATCAACGTGGAGGGCACAATGCAATTGCTCATGCTCGCCGCGTATCGTTCGGAAAAATATCAAAAGAACGTGAAGTTTTTATTTCCCAGTTCGATCGCCGCGTATGGCATGGGGAGTTTGGATGTGAAAAAATCGGCGGGACGCGTGAGCGAGGACGAGCATAACAATCCGCAAACCATGTATGGATGCAACAAACTGTACTGCGAAAAACTCGGCATGTATTACGGAAATTATTTCGGTCAAAAACATTTGGATGAAAACCCGCCTCACTTTCTGGACTTTCGAGCGATTCGGTTCCCCGGCTTGATCTCCGCTTTTACGTTGCCCAGTAGCGGCACCAGCGACTACGGACCAGAGATGTAA
- a CDS encoding C39 family peptidase, whose amino-acid sequence MKKRNIAFIGAGIVLVALLLYQIPAINERLSWRFEVARTYVKNVIHPVGAAPTAIPQPTKQITPTVSIQPTATTEVVTTEIPPTPTLAPPPAQALLNSPPYEKQTANNCGPAALSMMLHLFGWNGSQKDISSVIKPVNGDRNVNPDEMAFWVRNYAGWLRIEYRVGGDLETLKRLLAASYPVIVESTTSLNPDDSGWPDDDLWAAHYLLLTGYDDATQTFTAQDTYRGPDKKIPYAQLESEWKPFNYLYMIVYLPEQEDEIKTILGSNWDVDLNRQRALELAQAATTADPNDAFAWFNLGSNYVYFERYDEANAAYDKSRELGLPQRMFRYQFGPFLANFHANRNDDLLALTDYALQRTDMSEETWLWRGWALYRDGDLNGAIKAWRKALAVHPGYEDALYALNFVGSTP is encoded by the coding sequence ATGAAAAAAAGAAATATCGCGTTCATCGGCGCGGGAATCGTTCTTGTCGCGCTTTTGTTGTATCAAATCCCCGCGATCAATGAACGATTGTCGTGGCGATTCGAAGTCGCGCGGACGTATGTGAAAAATGTGATTCATCCCGTCGGCGCGGCGCCGACTGCGATTCCGCAACCGACGAAACAAATAACGCCAACCGTATCCATCCAACCAACGGCAACGACTGAAGTCGTTACTACGGAAATCCCGCCGACGCCGACGCTCGCGCCGCCTCCTGCGCAGGCTTTGCTCAACTCGCCGCCGTATGAAAAGCAAACCGCCAACAACTGCGGTCCCGCCGCGCTTTCGATGATGCTTCATCTCTTCGGATGGAACGGTTCGCAAAAAGATATTTCGAGCGTGATCAAACCCGTCAACGGCGATCGCAACGTCAACCCCGATGAGATGGCGTTTTGGGTCCGCAACTACGCGGGCTGGCTACGCATCGAATACCGCGTCGGCGGCGATCTCGAAACGCTCAAGCGCTTGCTTGCCGCGTCGTATCCGGTCATCGTTGAGTCAACCACCTCGTTGAATCCCGATGACTCTGGCTGGCCCGACGACGATCTCTGGGCGGCGCATTATCTTTTGCTCACCGGCTACGACGATGCGACACAAACTTTCACCGCGCAAGATACCTATCGCGGTCCCGATAAAAAGATTCCCTACGCCCAACTCGAATCGGAATGGAAGCCCTTCAACTATTTGTACATGATCGTTTATCTTCCCGAGCAAGAGGATGAGATTAAGACGATCCTCGGTTCAAACTGGGACGTGGACCTGAATCGCCAGCGTGCGCTCGAACTTGCCCAAGCCGCGACAACCGCCGACCCAAACGACGCCTTCGCGTGGTTTAATTTGGGGAGCAACTATGTTTACTTCGAGCGTTATGACGAAGCCAACGCCGCATACGATAAATCTCGTGAACTCGGCTTGCCTCAGCGAATGTTTCGCTATCAGTTCGGTCCGTTTCTTGCCAACTTCCATGCGAATCGAAACGACGACCTGCTCGCCCTCACTGACTACGCGCTCCAACGCACCGACATGTCCGAGGAGACGTGGCTCTGGCGCGGTTGGGCGTTGTATCGCGATGGCGATTTGAACGGCGCGATCAAAGCCTGGCGCAAGGCGTTGGCTGTCCACCCGGGTTACGAGGACGCGTTGTACGCGTTGAATTTTGTTGGGTCAACGCCGTGA
- a CDS encoding response regulator: MKRILIVDDLVSFQNIYKEIAENLAFDFHIAPSLVEAKSLLKKYHYQVALIDLRLDDKDDKNRDGLLVLKEIKNYEGIIPIMLSAYEEPRDVDEAHRIYPGVLQQFTSKEDLPVKELEIVIQTALNRSTEIATKPFMIMELSKQIKGDALLKFNEEYDITPEEVEIFLRRLLYPFRPLLPDKKVAEGYPIGDKKLTVRTRFWSKLLGIAVVAWFGRYEEMEVAIRETGKASDKPSADGFGEKVGEVFDRFSFQNVGGAAYTLPNIDFDNFIS, translated from the coding sequence ATGAAAAGAATTCTCATAGTTGATGATTTAGTTAGTTTTCAAAACATTTATAAGGAAATTGCGGAAAATCTGGCTTTCGATTTTCATATAGCCCCTTCTTTAGTGGAGGCTAAGAGTTTATTAAAGAAGTACCACTATCAAGTTGCACTAATCGATTTAAGGCTGGATGATAAAGACGATAAAAACCGTGATGGCTTATTAGTTCTTAAAGAAATAAAGAACTACGAAGGGATAATACCAATAATGCTATCAGCCTATGAAGAACCGAGAGATGTTGATGAGGCACACAGGATTTATCCTGGGGTACTACAACAATTTACATCAAAGGAAGATCTGCCGGTAAAGGAATTAGAGATAGTTATACAAACAGCATTGAACCGTTCAACAGAAATTGCAACAAAGCCATTTATGATAATGGAATTAAGTAAACAAATAAAAGGTGACGCCTTGCTAAAGTTTAATGAAGAATACGATATTACACCTGAGGAAGTAGAGATTTTTTTACGAAGACTCCTTTACCCCTTTCGGCCGCTTCTCCCAGATAAGAAAGTTGCTGAGGGATATCCCATAGGAGATAAAAAGCTAACTGTAAGAACAAGATTTTGGAGCAAACTATTGGGGATTGCTGTTGTAGCTTGGTTTGGCAGGTATGAGGAAATGGAAGTTGCTATTAGGGAAACAGGAAAGGCAAGTGACAAACCAAGTGCGGATGGATTTGGCGAGAAAGTAGGTGAGGTATTTGATAGATTCTCATTTCAAAACGTCGGAGGTGCTGCTTATACATTGCCAAACATAGATTTTGATAACTTCATAAGTTAA
- the metK gene encoding methionine adenosyltransferase yields MSNTFMTSPKLMFTSESVTEGHPDKMCDQVSDAVLDACLDQDPRSRVACETATKTGFVMLLGEITTNASFNYDALVRKVVNEIGYDSSDKGFDGNTCGVQVAIAKQSGDIAMGVDKALEAKVGEMTEAEVEAVGAGDQGMMFGFACNETPTLMPLPIYLAHKLTRRQSELRKDGSIAWLRPDAKSQVTIEYANGKPVRVDTVLISTQHAPDVSQNEITEIVTDQIIMPTLPADMVDNKIKVFVNPTGRFVVGGPMGDAGVTGRKIIVDTYGGMGRHGGGAFSGKDPTKVDRSAAYAARYVAKNIVAAGLADRVEVQVAYAIGVARPLSVNVETFGTAKIADEKIASLVDEHFDLRPGAIIRDLGLRKPIYQKTAAYGHFGRDDIEFPWERTDKADALKNAARL; encoded by the coding sequence ATGAGCAACACTTTTATGACCTCCCCCAAACTGATGTTCACGTCTGAATCAGTGACGGAGGGACACCCCGACAAGATGTGCGATCAGGTCTCGGACGCAGTACTCGACGCCTGCCTCGATCAGGATCCACGCTCGCGCGTCGCGTGCGAAACCGCCACCAAGACCGGCTTCGTTATGCTGTTGGGCGAGATCACCACCAACGCCAGTTTCAACTACGACGCGCTCGTCCGCAAAGTAGTGAACGAGATCGGCTACGACTCGAGCGACAAAGGATTCGACGGCAACACCTGCGGCGTGCAGGTCGCCATCGCCAAACAATCAGGCGATATCGCCATGGGCGTGGACAAAGCCCTCGAAGCCAAAGTCGGCGAGATGACCGAAGCCGAAGTGGAAGCGGTCGGCGCGGGCGACCAGGGGATGATGTTCGGTTTCGCGTGCAACGAAACACCCACCCTCATGCCCCTGCCGATCTATCTCGCACACAAGTTAACCCGACGGCAGAGCGAACTGCGAAAAGACGGAAGCATCGCGTGGTTGAGACCCGACGCGAAGAGCCAGGTCACGATCGAATATGCCAACGGCAAACCGGTCCGCGTGGATACGGTCCTCATCTCGACCCAACACGCGCCGGATGTTTCACAAAACGAAATCACCGAAATCGTCACCGACCAGATCATCATGCCCACGCTTCCCGCGGACATGGTTGACAACAAGATCAAGGTCTTCGTCAACCCCACCGGGCGGTTCGTGGTCGGTGGTCCGATGGGCGACGCGGGCGTGACCGGTCGCAAGATCATCGTGGACACGTACGGCGGCATGGGACGTCACGGCGGCGGCGCGTTCAGCGGCAAGGATCCTACAAAAGTGGATCGCTCCGCGGCGTACGCGGCGCGCTACGTGGCGAAGAACATCGTCGCCGCGGGACTTGCGGATCGAGTCGAAGTGCAAGTTGCCTACGCCATTGGAGTCGCGCGTCCGCTTTCGGTGAACGTCGAAACCTTCGGCACCGCCAAAATTGCGGATGAAAAAATCGCTTCTCTCGTGGACGAGCATTTTGACCTCCGCCCGGGCGCGATCATCCGCGACCTCGGCTTACGCAAACCGATCTACCAGAAGACCGCCGCGTACGGTCACTTCGGACGGGACGATATCGAATTCCCGTGGGAACGAACCGACAAGGCTGACGCGTTGAAGAACGCGGCTAGGTTGTAA
- a CDS encoding S41 family peptidase — protein MKKRIIYGLIVLSLLACNTVTQVWNPPTDLPPATETTNTPFAPIDESLIPAYVPPECVSVAPATVSPQQVAPTQTLEPITEISQETQLQIFDKLTGIIDNVYVYPDFNDKDWKEIKARYRSMIEAGMSTETFYVEVNNMIVELGDEHSFYLSPSEARASEAELRGENNYVGVGIYSLPDEERQTFTVISTFPDSPARHAGIQPHDRIVAIDGVPLKVDENSASRVRGPQCSVVRLTIQSPGEAQHDLLLYRAPIKGNLNIEQRLVPTSDGSKIGYIFIPSFFDETLPPQIEQALKDFGDLDGLIIDLRLNGGGSSSVVDPILEWFTDGHLGKFVSRDSSRPLDVEGESINNSQDVPLVIIVSKDTVSYGEIFTAILKDSGRAKVTGETSLGNVEVLHGYDFDDGSQLWIASETFYSATSDTNFEETGIVPDLEAYAPWDTITFDTDPSIKAALELLGH, from the coding sequence ATGAAGAAACGAATTATCTATGGGTTGATCGTTCTATCGTTACTGGCTTGCAACACGGTGACGCAAGTTTGGAATCCGCCGACGGATCTTCCGCCCGCGACGGAAACGACGAACACGCCGTTCGCACCGATTGACGAGTCGCTTATCCCGGCGTACGTGCCGCCGGAATGCGTGTCAGTGGCGCCGGCGACCGTTTCGCCGCAACAGGTCGCGCCGACTCAAACGCTCGAACCGATCACAGAGATTTCGCAGGAAACGCAATTGCAGATCTTCGACAAGTTGACCGGCATCATTGACAATGTGTATGTGTATCCCGATTTCAACGACAAAGATTGGAAGGAGATCAAAGCGCGCTATCGAAGTATGATCGAGGCGGGCATGTCCACCGAAACGTTCTACGTGGAAGTGAATAACATGATCGTCGAGTTAGGCGACGAACATTCGTTTTATCTTTCGCCAAGCGAAGCGAGAGCCTCCGAGGCGGAGTTGCGCGGCGAGAACAATTACGTGGGCGTTGGAATCTATTCCCTGCCCGACGAGGAGCGACAAACTTTTACCGTCATCTCGACCTTCCCCGATTCGCCGGCGCGCCATGCGGGCATCCAACCGCACGACCGAATCGTCGCGATAGACGGCGTCCCTCTCAAAGTGGATGAGAACTCAGCCAGCCGCGTGCGCGGTCCGCAATGTTCCGTCGTGAGGTTAACCATCCAATCGCCGGGCGAAGCGCAGCATGACTTGTTGTTGTATCGCGCTCCCATTAAAGGAAATTTGAACATCGAACAACGCCTCGTGCCGACTTCGGACGGGTCCAAAATCGGATACATTTTCATCCCTTCGTTTTTCGACGAAACTCTGCCTCCGCAGATCGAGCAGGCGCTGAAAGATTTCGGCGACCTGGACGGATTGATCATCGATCTCCGCTTGAACGGCGGCGGAAGCAGTTCGGTGGTTGACCCCATCCTCGAATGGTTCACCGATGGACATCTTGGCAAGTTCGTGAGCCGTGACTCCTCCCGCCCACTGGATGTGGAGGGCGAATCCATCAACAACTCGCAAGACGTTCCGTTAGTCATCATCGTGAGCAAAGACACGGTCAGTTATGGTGAAATTTTTACCGCCATTCTCAAAGATTCGGGCAGGGCAAAAGTGACCGGCGAGACCAGCCTCGGCAACGTGGAAGTTCTGCACGGCTACGACTTCGATGACGGATCGCAGTTGTGGATCGCCTCTGAAACGTTTTACTCCGCAACTTCCGATACAAACTTCGAAGAGACCGGCATCGTGCCTGACCTGGAAGCCTACGCGCCCTGGGATACGATCACCTTCGACACCGATCCCTCGATCAAAGCCGCGTTGGAACTGCTCGGGCATTGA